Proteins from a genomic interval of Trifolium pratense cultivar HEN17-A07 linkage group LG6, ARS_RC_1.1, whole genome shotgun sequence:
- the LOC123892284 gene encoding LEAF RUST 10 DISEASE-RESISTANCE LOCUS RECEPTOR-LIKE PROTEIN KINASE-like 2.4 — MYQIAIGIARGLEYLHRGCVSRILHLDIKPQNILLDENFCPKIFDFGLAKIYQRNDSVVSILGTRGTIGYIAPEVFSRTYGGVFHKSGVYSYDMSILEMIGGRKNYDIGGSCTSKMSFLDWIYKDLEQGNNLENCLANSEEENDMVRQITMLIRDQVVKMMKMKVVCAMLLMVVLMVEVATIAEAVNCNPLELSPCLGAITSDSPPSAECCNKLKEQIPCLCEYIKNPMLSPYVNSPGSKRVASACGVDTPQC, encoded by the exons ATGTATCAAATTGCAATCGGGATTGCTCGAGGACTAGAATACTTGCATCGAGGATGTGTTTCAAGAATTTTGCATCTTGATATCAAACCCCAAAATATTCTTTTGGATGAAAACTTTTGCCCAAAAATCTTTGATTTTGGATTAGCTAAAATATATCAAAGGAATGATAGTGTTGTGTCTATACTTGGCACAAGAGGAACTATAGGATACATAGCACCGGAAGTATTTAGCCGAACATATGGTGGGGTTTTTCACAAGTCTGGGGTATACAGTTATGATATGTCAATTCTAGAAATGATTGGAGGAAGAAAGAATTATGACATTGGAGGTTCGTGTACTTCTAAAATGTCCTTTCTAGATTGGATTTATAAGGATCTTGAACAAGGTAATAACCTTGAAAATTGTTTAGCAAActcagaagaagaaaatgacATGGTGAGACAAATTACTATG CTAATTAGAGATCAAGtagtgaagatgatgaagatgaaagtTGTGTGTGCAATGTTGCTAATGGTAGTCCTCATGGTTGAAGTGGCTACCATTGCTGAGGCTGTGAACTGTAACCCACTAGAATTGAGCCCATGTCTAGGGGCAATTACGTCAGATTCTCCACCTTCTGCTGAATGTTGCAACAAATTGAAGGAGCAAATACCATGCTTATGTGAATATATCAAAAATCCAATGTTGAGCCCATATGTTAATTCTCCTGGCTCTAAAAGGGTTGCTAGTGCTTGTGGTGTTGACACCCCACAAtgttaa